One window of the Camelus dromedarius isolate mCamDro1 chromosome 15, mCamDro1.pat, whole genome shotgun sequence genome contains the following:
- the RTKN gene encoding rhotekin isoform X6, whose translation MFSRNHRSRITVARGSALEMEFKRGRFRLSLFSDPPEDTELQRKLDHEIRMREGACKLLAACSQREQALEATKSLLVCNSRVLSYMGELQRRKEAQVLGKTGRRPSDSGPPAERSPCRGRVCISDLRIPLMWKDTEYFKNKGDLHRWAVFLLLQLGEDIQDTEMVLVDRTLADISFQNNVLFAEAGPDFELRLELYGACVEEEGALAGAPKRLATKLSSSLGRSSGRRVRASLESAGGSGSSPILLPTPTARGPRYHLLAHTTLTLAAVQDGFRTHDLTLASHEENPAWLPLYGSVCCRLVAQPVCMIQPTASGPLRVQQAGELKDWMRVHGVLKGTNLLCYRQPEDGDAGEEPLFTIVINKETRVRAGELDEAAGRPTTLTITNRCGEAEVTHTLQAESRGALQSWMEALWQLFFDMSQWRQCCDEIMKIESSAPRKPPQVLAKQGSLYHEMVLSESVAPGGPDEGPLLQDNTISAGIQALLSYSDR comes from the exons ATGTTCTCCCGAAACCACCGGAGCCGGATCACCGTGGCCAGGGGCTCCGCCCTGGAGATGGAGTTCAAACGTGGCCGCTTCCGACTCAGCCTCTTCAGCGACCCTCCCGAG GACACAGAGTTGCAGAGGAAGCTAGACCATGAGATCCGGATGAGGGAAGGGGCCTGTAAGCTGCTGGCGGCCTGCTCCCAGCGAGAGCAGGCTCTGGAGGCCACCAAGAGCCTGCTGGTGTGCAACAGCCGCGTCCTGAGCTACATGGGCGAGCTGCAGCGGCGCAAGGAGGCGCAGGTGCTGGGAAAGACAGGCCGGCG GCCTTCTGACAGTGGGCCACCCGCTGAGCGCTCCCCCTGCCGCGGCCGGGTCTGCATCTCTG ACCTCCGGATTCCACTCATGTGGAAGGACACAGAGTATTTCAAGAACAAAGGCG ACCTGCACCGCTGGGCTGTGTTCCTGCTGCTGCAGCTGGGGGAGGACATTCAGGACACAGAGATGGTCCTGGTGGACAGGACCCTCGCAGACATCTCCTTTCAGAACAACGTGCTTTT TGCCGAGGCAGGGCCAGACTTTGAACTGCGGCTGGAGCTGTATGGGGCCTGCGTGGAAGAGGAGGGGGCCCTGGCTGGAGCCCCCAAGAGGCTTGCCACCAAACTCAGCAGCTCCCTGGGCCGTTCCTCAGGGAGGCGTGTTCGGGCATCGCTGGAGAGTGCTGGGGGCTCAGGGAGCAGTCCCATCCTGCTCCCCACACCGACTGCGCG AGGTCCTCGTTACCACCTCTTGGCTCATACCACCCTCACCCTGGCAGCGGTGCAAGATGGGTTCCGCACCCATGACCTCACCCTCGCCAGCCATG aGGAGAACCCCGCCTGGCTGCCCCTTTATGGTAGCGTGTGTTGCCGCCTGGTGGCTCAGCCTGTCTGCATGATTCAGCCTACTGCAAGTGGTCCCCTCAGGGTGCAG CAAGCGGGGGAGCTGAAGGACTGGATGCGAGTACACGGAGTCCTGAAAGGAACAAACCTCTTGTGTTACCGGCAACCTGAAGACGGAGATGCTGGGGAAGAGCCGCTGTTTACTATTGTCATCAACAAG GAGACTCGAGTCCGGGCAGGGGAGCTGGACGAGGCAGCAGGCCGGCCCACGACCCTGACCATCACAAACCGGTGTGGTGAGGCCGAGGTGACGCACACCCTTCAGGCAGAGAGTCGGGGAGCCCTGCAAAGCTGGATGGAGGCTCTGTGGCAGCTTTTCTTTGACATGA GTCAGTGGAGGCAGTGCTgtgatgaaataatgaaaattgaaAGCTCTGCTCCCCGGAAACCACCCCAAGTACTGGCCAAGCAGGGGTCCTTGTACCATGAGATGG TCTTGTCAGAATCTGTGGCCCCAGGGGGCCCAGATGAGGGGCCGCTCCTGCAGGATAACACGATCTCGGCTGGGATCCAGGCTTTGCTTTCCTACAGTGACAGGTGA
- the RTKN gene encoding rhotekin isoform X1: MFSRNHRSRITVARGSALEMEFKRGRFRLSLFSDPPEDTELQRKLDHEIRMREGACKLLAACSQREQALEATKSLLVCNSRVLSYMGELQRRKEAQVLGKTGRRPSDSGPPAERSPCRGRVCISDLRIPLMWKDTEYFKNKGDLHRWAVFLLLQLGEDIQDTEMVLVDRTLADISFQNNVLFAEAGPDFELRLELYGACVEEEGALAGAPKRLATKLSSSLGRSSGRRVRASLESAGGSGSSPILLPTPTARRGPRYHLLAHTTLTLAAVQDGFRTHDLTLASHEENPAWLPLYGSVCCRLVAQPVCMIQPTASGPLRVQQAGELKDWMRVHGVLKGTNLLCYRQPEDGDAGEEPLFTIVINKETRVRAGELDEAAGRPTTLTITNRCGEAEVTHTLQAESRGALQSWMEALWQLFFDMSQWRQCCDEIMKIESSAPRKPPQVLAKQGSLYHEMAIEPLDDIAAVTDILAQREGARLETPPLWLAMFTDRPALPDSCSPASVAPTPARIHSLPWGRPRTFSLDAVPPDHSPGASRSVAPLPPRSRGLCSKGPPHTWLQSPV, encoded by the exons ATGTTCTCCCGAAACCACCGGAGCCGGATCACCGTGGCCAGGGGCTCCGCCCTGGAGATGGAGTTCAAACGTGGCCGCTTCCGACTCAGCCTCTTCAGCGACCCTCCCGAG GACACAGAGTTGCAGAGGAAGCTAGACCATGAGATCCGGATGAGGGAAGGGGCCTGTAAGCTGCTGGCGGCCTGCTCCCAGCGAGAGCAGGCTCTGGAGGCCACCAAGAGCCTGCTGGTGTGCAACAGCCGCGTCCTGAGCTACATGGGCGAGCTGCAGCGGCGCAAGGAGGCGCAGGTGCTGGGAAAGACAGGCCGGCG GCCTTCTGACAGTGGGCCACCCGCTGAGCGCTCCCCCTGCCGCGGCCGGGTCTGCATCTCTG ACCTCCGGATTCCACTCATGTGGAAGGACACAGAGTATTTCAAGAACAAAGGCG ACCTGCACCGCTGGGCTGTGTTCCTGCTGCTGCAGCTGGGGGAGGACATTCAGGACACAGAGATGGTCCTGGTGGACAGGACCCTCGCAGACATCTCCTTTCAGAACAACGTGCTTTT TGCCGAGGCAGGGCCAGACTTTGAACTGCGGCTGGAGCTGTATGGGGCCTGCGTGGAAGAGGAGGGGGCCCTGGCTGGAGCCCCCAAGAGGCTTGCCACCAAACTCAGCAGCTCCCTGGGCCGTTCCTCAGGGAGGCGTGTTCGGGCATCGCTGGAGAGTGCTGGGGGCTCAGGGAGCAGTCCCATCCTGCTCCCCACACCGACTGCGCG CAGAGGTCCTCGTTACCACCTCTTGGCTCATACCACCCTCACCCTGGCAGCGGTGCAAGATGGGTTCCGCACCCATGACCTCACCCTCGCCAGCCATG aGGAGAACCCCGCCTGGCTGCCCCTTTATGGTAGCGTGTGTTGCCGCCTGGTGGCTCAGCCTGTCTGCATGATTCAGCCTACTGCAAGTGGTCCCCTCAGGGTGCAG CAAGCGGGGGAGCTGAAGGACTGGATGCGAGTACACGGAGTCCTGAAAGGAACAAACCTCTTGTGTTACCGGCAACCTGAAGACGGAGATGCTGGGGAAGAGCCGCTGTTTACTATTGTCATCAACAAG GAGACTCGAGTCCGGGCAGGGGAGCTGGACGAGGCAGCAGGCCGGCCCACGACCCTGACCATCACAAACCGGTGTGGTGAGGCCGAGGTGACGCACACCCTTCAGGCAGAGAGTCGGGGAGCCCTGCAAAGCTGGATGGAGGCTCTGTGGCAGCTTTTCTTTGACATGA GTCAGTGGAGGCAGTGCTgtgatgaaataatgaaaattgaaAGCTCTGCTCCCCGGAAACCACCCCAAGTACTGGCCAAGCAGGGGTCCTTGTACCATGAGATGG CTATTGAGCCGCTGGATGACATCGCAGCGGTGACAGACATCCTGGCCCAGCGGGAGGGTGCAAGACTGGAGACACCCCCACTCTGGCTAGCAATGTTTACAGACCGGCCTGCCCTGCCTGACTCCTGCTCGCCTGCTTCAGTGGCCCCAACCCCAGCCCGGATCCATTCCCTGCCCTGGGGGAGACCTCGAACATTCTCCCTGGATGCTGTCCCCCCAGACCACTCCCCTGGGGCTTCTCGCTCGGTTGCCCCTCTCCCCCCACGGTCCAGAGGCCTCTGCAGCAAAGGCCCACCCCACACGTGGCTCCAGTCACCAGTGTGA
- the RTKN gene encoding rhotekin isoform X2: MFSRNHRSRITVARGSALEMEFKRGRFRLSLFSDPPEDTELQRKLDHEIRMREGACKLLAACSQREQALEATKSLLVCNSRVLSYMGELQRRKEAQVLGKTGRRPSDSGPPAERSPCRGRVCISDLRIPLMWKDTEYFKNKGDLHRWAVFLLLQLGEDIQDTEMVLVDRTLADISFQNNVLFAEAGPDFELRLELYGACVEEEGALAGAPKRLATKLSSSLGRSSGRRVRASLESAGGSGSSPILLPTPTARGPRYHLLAHTTLTLAAVQDGFRTHDLTLASHEENPAWLPLYGSVCCRLVAQPVCMIQPTASGPLRVQQAGELKDWMRVHGVLKGTNLLCYRQPEDGDAGEEPLFTIVINKETRVRAGELDEAAGRPTTLTITNRCGEAEVTHTLQAESRGALQSWMEALWQLFFDMSQWRQCCDEIMKIESSAPRKPPQVLAKQGSLYHEMAIEPLDDIAAVTDILAQREGARLETPPLWLAMFTDRPALPDSCSPASVAPTPARIHSLPWGRPRTFSLDAVPPDHSPGASRSVAPLPPRSRGLCSKGPPHTWLQSPV; this comes from the exons ATGTTCTCCCGAAACCACCGGAGCCGGATCACCGTGGCCAGGGGCTCCGCCCTGGAGATGGAGTTCAAACGTGGCCGCTTCCGACTCAGCCTCTTCAGCGACCCTCCCGAG GACACAGAGTTGCAGAGGAAGCTAGACCATGAGATCCGGATGAGGGAAGGGGCCTGTAAGCTGCTGGCGGCCTGCTCCCAGCGAGAGCAGGCTCTGGAGGCCACCAAGAGCCTGCTGGTGTGCAACAGCCGCGTCCTGAGCTACATGGGCGAGCTGCAGCGGCGCAAGGAGGCGCAGGTGCTGGGAAAGACAGGCCGGCG GCCTTCTGACAGTGGGCCACCCGCTGAGCGCTCCCCCTGCCGCGGCCGGGTCTGCATCTCTG ACCTCCGGATTCCACTCATGTGGAAGGACACAGAGTATTTCAAGAACAAAGGCG ACCTGCACCGCTGGGCTGTGTTCCTGCTGCTGCAGCTGGGGGAGGACATTCAGGACACAGAGATGGTCCTGGTGGACAGGACCCTCGCAGACATCTCCTTTCAGAACAACGTGCTTTT TGCCGAGGCAGGGCCAGACTTTGAACTGCGGCTGGAGCTGTATGGGGCCTGCGTGGAAGAGGAGGGGGCCCTGGCTGGAGCCCCCAAGAGGCTTGCCACCAAACTCAGCAGCTCCCTGGGCCGTTCCTCAGGGAGGCGTGTTCGGGCATCGCTGGAGAGTGCTGGGGGCTCAGGGAGCAGTCCCATCCTGCTCCCCACACCGACTGCGCG AGGTCCTCGTTACCACCTCTTGGCTCATACCACCCTCACCCTGGCAGCGGTGCAAGATGGGTTCCGCACCCATGACCTCACCCTCGCCAGCCATG aGGAGAACCCCGCCTGGCTGCCCCTTTATGGTAGCGTGTGTTGCCGCCTGGTGGCTCAGCCTGTCTGCATGATTCAGCCTACTGCAAGTGGTCCCCTCAGGGTGCAG CAAGCGGGGGAGCTGAAGGACTGGATGCGAGTACACGGAGTCCTGAAAGGAACAAACCTCTTGTGTTACCGGCAACCTGAAGACGGAGATGCTGGGGAAGAGCCGCTGTTTACTATTGTCATCAACAAG GAGACTCGAGTCCGGGCAGGGGAGCTGGACGAGGCAGCAGGCCGGCCCACGACCCTGACCATCACAAACCGGTGTGGTGAGGCCGAGGTGACGCACACCCTTCAGGCAGAGAGTCGGGGAGCCCTGCAAAGCTGGATGGAGGCTCTGTGGCAGCTTTTCTTTGACATGA GTCAGTGGAGGCAGTGCTgtgatgaaataatgaaaattgaaAGCTCTGCTCCCCGGAAACCACCCCAAGTACTGGCCAAGCAGGGGTCCTTGTACCATGAGATGG CTATTGAGCCGCTGGATGACATCGCAGCGGTGACAGACATCCTGGCCCAGCGGGAGGGTGCAAGACTGGAGACACCCCCACTCTGGCTAGCAATGTTTACAGACCGGCCTGCCCTGCCTGACTCCTGCTCGCCTGCTTCAGTGGCCCCAACCCCAGCCCGGATCCATTCCCTGCCCTGGGGGAGACCTCGAACATTCTCCCTGGATGCTGTCCCCCCAGACCACTCCCCTGGGGCTTCTCGCTCGGTTGCCCCTCTCCCCCCACGGTCCAGAGGCCTCTGCAGCAAAGGCCCACCCCACACGTGGCTCCAGTCACCAGTGTGA
- the RTKN gene encoding rhotekin isoform X4 gives MQDRLHILEDLNMLYIRQMALSLEDTELQRKLDHEIRMREGACKLLAACSQREQALEATKSLLVCNSRVLSYMGELQRRKEAQVLGKTGRRPSDSGPPAERSPCRGRVCISDLRIPLMWKDTEYFKNKGDLHRWAVFLLLQLGEDIQDTEMVLVDRTLADISFQNNVLFAEAGPDFELRLELYGACVEEEGALAGAPKRLATKLSSSLGRSSGRRVRASLESAGGSGSSPILLPTPTARGPRYHLLAHTTLTLAAVQDGFRTHDLTLASHEENPAWLPLYGSVCCRLVAQPVCMIQPTASGPLRVQQAGELKDWMRVHGVLKGTNLLCYRQPEDGDAGEEPLFTIVINKETRVRAGELDEAAGRPTTLTITNRCGEAEVTHTLQAESRGALQSWMEALWQLFFDMSQWRQCCDEIMKIESSAPRKPPQVLAKQGSLYHEMAIEPLDDIAAVTDILAQREGARLETPPLWLAMFTDRPALPDSCSPASVAPTPARIHSLPWGRPRTFSLDAVPPDHSPGASRSVAPLPPRSRGLCSKGPPHTWLQSPV, from the exons ATGCAGGACAGATTGCACATCCTGGAGGACCTGAATATGCTCTACATCCGGCAGATGGCGCTCAGCCTGGAG GACACAGAGTTGCAGAGGAAGCTAGACCATGAGATCCGGATGAGGGAAGGGGCCTGTAAGCTGCTGGCGGCCTGCTCCCAGCGAGAGCAGGCTCTGGAGGCCACCAAGAGCCTGCTGGTGTGCAACAGCCGCGTCCTGAGCTACATGGGCGAGCTGCAGCGGCGCAAGGAGGCGCAGGTGCTGGGAAAGACAGGCCGGCG GCCTTCTGACAGTGGGCCACCCGCTGAGCGCTCCCCCTGCCGCGGCCGGGTCTGCATCTCTG ACCTCCGGATTCCACTCATGTGGAAGGACACAGAGTATTTCAAGAACAAAGGCG ACCTGCACCGCTGGGCTGTGTTCCTGCTGCTGCAGCTGGGGGAGGACATTCAGGACACAGAGATGGTCCTGGTGGACAGGACCCTCGCAGACATCTCCTTTCAGAACAACGTGCTTTT TGCCGAGGCAGGGCCAGACTTTGAACTGCGGCTGGAGCTGTATGGGGCCTGCGTGGAAGAGGAGGGGGCCCTGGCTGGAGCCCCCAAGAGGCTTGCCACCAAACTCAGCAGCTCCCTGGGCCGTTCCTCAGGGAGGCGTGTTCGGGCATCGCTGGAGAGTGCTGGGGGCTCAGGGAGCAGTCCCATCCTGCTCCCCACACCGACTGCGCG AGGTCCTCGTTACCACCTCTTGGCTCATACCACCCTCACCCTGGCAGCGGTGCAAGATGGGTTCCGCACCCATGACCTCACCCTCGCCAGCCATG aGGAGAACCCCGCCTGGCTGCCCCTTTATGGTAGCGTGTGTTGCCGCCTGGTGGCTCAGCCTGTCTGCATGATTCAGCCTACTGCAAGTGGTCCCCTCAGGGTGCAG CAAGCGGGGGAGCTGAAGGACTGGATGCGAGTACACGGAGTCCTGAAAGGAACAAACCTCTTGTGTTACCGGCAACCTGAAGACGGAGATGCTGGGGAAGAGCCGCTGTTTACTATTGTCATCAACAAG GAGACTCGAGTCCGGGCAGGGGAGCTGGACGAGGCAGCAGGCCGGCCCACGACCCTGACCATCACAAACCGGTGTGGTGAGGCCGAGGTGACGCACACCCTTCAGGCAGAGAGTCGGGGAGCCCTGCAAAGCTGGATGGAGGCTCTGTGGCAGCTTTTCTTTGACATGA GTCAGTGGAGGCAGTGCTgtgatgaaataatgaaaattgaaAGCTCTGCTCCCCGGAAACCACCCCAAGTACTGGCCAAGCAGGGGTCCTTGTACCATGAGATGG CTATTGAGCCGCTGGATGACATCGCAGCGGTGACAGACATCCTGGCCCAGCGGGAGGGTGCAAGACTGGAGACACCCCCACTCTGGCTAGCAATGTTTACAGACCGGCCTGCCCTGCCTGACTCCTGCTCGCCTGCTTCAGTGGCCCCAACCCCAGCCCGGATCCATTCCCTGCCCTGGGGGAGACCTCGAACATTCTCCCTGGATGCTGTCCCCCCAGACCACTCCCCTGGGGCTTCTCGCTCGGTTGCCCCTCTCCCCCCACGGTCCAGAGGCCTCTGCAGCAAAGGCCCACCCCACACGTGGCTCCAGTCACCAGTGTGA
- the RTKN gene encoding rhotekin isoform X3 gives MQDRLHILEDLNMLYIRQMALSLEDTELQRKLDHEIRMREGACKLLAACSQREQALEATKSLLVCNSRVLSYMGELQRRKEAQVLGKTGRRPSDSGPPAERSPCRGRVCISDLRIPLMWKDTEYFKNKGDLHRWAVFLLLQLGEDIQDTEMVLVDRTLADISFQNNVLFAEAGPDFELRLELYGACVEEEGALAGAPKRLATKLSSSLGRSSGRRVRASLESAGGSGSSPILLPTPTARRGPRYHLLAHTTLTLAAVQDGFRTHDLTLASHEENPAWLPLYGSVCCRLVAQPVCMIQPTASGPLRVQQAGELKDWMRVHGVLKGTNLLCYRQPEDGDAGEEPLFTIVINKETRVRAGELDEAAGRPTTLTITNRCGEAEVTHTLQAESRGALQSWMEALWQLFFDMSQWRQCCDEIMKIESSAPRKPPQVLAKQGSLYHEMAIEPLDDIAAVTDILAQREGARLETPPLWLAMFTDRPALPDSCSPASVAPTPARIHSLPWGRPRTFSLDAVPPDHSPGASRSVAPLPPRSRGLCSKGPPHTWLQSPV, from the exons ATGCAGGACAGATTGCACATCCTGGAGGACCTGAATATGCTCTACATCCGGCAGATGGCGCTCAGCCTGGAG GACACAGAGTTGCAGAGGAAGCTAGACCATGAGATCCGGATGAGGGAAGGGGCCTGTAAGCTGCTGGCGGCCTGCTCCCAGCGAGAGCAGGCTCTGGAGGCCACCAAGAGCCTGCTGGTGTGCAACAGCCGCGTCCTGAGCTACATGGGCGAGCTGCAGCGGCGCAAGGAGGCGCAGGTGCTGGGAAAGACAGGCCGGCG GCCTTCTGACAGTGGGCCACCCGCTGAGCGCTCCCCCTGCCGCGGCCGGGTCTGCATCTCTG ACCTCCGGATTCCACTCATGTGGAAGGACACAGAGTATTTCAAGAACAAAGGCG ACCTGCACCGCTGGGCTGTGTTCCTGCTGCTGCAGCTGGGGGAGGACATTCAGGACACAGAGATGGTCCTGGTGGACAGGACCCTCGCAGACATCTCCTTTCAGAACAACGTGCTTTT TGCCGAGGCAGGGCCAGACTTTGAACTGCGGCTGGAGCTGTATGGGGCCTGCGTGGAAGAGGAGGGGGCCCTGGCTGGAGCCCCCAAGAGGCTTGCCACCAAACTCAGCAGCTCCCTGGGCCGTTCCTCAGGGAGGCGTGTTCGGGCATCGCTGGAGAGTGCTGGGGGCTCAGGGAGCAGTCCCATCCTGCTCCCCACACCGACTGCGCG CAGAGGTCCTCGTTACCACCTCTTGGCTCATACCACCCTCACCCTGGCAGCGGTGCAAGATGGGTTCCGCACCCATGACCTCACCCTCGCCAGCCATG aGGAGAACCCCGCCTGGCTGCCCCTTTATGGTAGCGTGTGTTGCCGCCTGGTGGCTCAGCCTGTCTGCATGATTCAGCCTACTGCAAGTGGTCCCCTCAGGGTGCAG CAAGCGGGGGAGCTGAAGGACTGGATGCGAGTACACGGAGTCCTGAAAGGAACAAACCTCTTGTGTTACCGGCAACCTGAAGACGGAGATGCTGGGGAAGAGCCGCTGTTTACTATTGTCATCAACAAG GAGACTCGAGTCCGGGCAGGGGAGCTGGACGAGGCAGCAGGCCGGCCCACGACCCTGACCATCACAAACCGGTGTGGTGAGGCCGAGGTGACGCACACCCTTCAGGCAGAGAGTCGGGGAGCCCTGCAAAGCTGGATGGAGGCTCTGTGGCAGCTTTTCTTTGACATGA GTCAGTGGAGGCAGTGCTgtgatgaaataatgaaaattgaaAGCTCTGCTCCCCGGAAACCACCCCAAGTACTGGCCAAGCAGGGGTCCTTGTACCATGAGATGG CTATTGAGCCGCTGGATGACATCGCAGCGGTGACAGACATCCTGGCCCAGCGGGAGGGTGCAAGACTGGAGACACCCCCACTCTGGCTAGCAATGTTTACAGACCGGCCTGCCCTGCCTGACTCCTGCTCGCCTGCTTCAGTGGCCCCAACCCCAGCCCGGATCCATTCCCTGCCCTGGGGGAGACCTCGAACATTCTCCCTGGATGCTGTCCCCCCAGACCACTCCCCTGGGGCTTCTCGCTCGGTTGCCCCTCTCCCCCCACGGTCCAGAGGCCTCTGCAGCAAAGGCCCACCCCACACGTGGCTCCAGTCACCAGTGTGA
- the RTKN gene encoding rhotekin isoform X5, producing MARAREESDTELQRKLDHEIRMREGACKLLAACSQREQALEATKSLLVCNSRVLSYMGELQRRKEAQVLGKTGRRPSDSGPPAERSPCRGRVCISDLRIPLMWKDTEYFKNKGDLHRWAVFLLLQLGEDIQDTEMVLVDRTLADISFQNNVLFAEAGPDFELRLELYGACVEEEGALAGAPKRLATKLSSSLGRSSGRRVRASLESAGGSGSSPILLPTPTARRGPRYHLLAHTTLTLAAVQDGFRTHDLTLASHEENPAWLPLYGSVCCRLVAQPVCMIQPTASGPLRVQQAGELKDWMRVHGVLKGTNLLCYRQPEDGDAGEEPLFTIVINKETRVRAGELDEAAGRPTTLTITNRCGEAEVTHTLQAESRGALQSWMEALWQLFFDMSQWRQCCDEIMKIESSAPRKPPQVLAKQGSLYHEMAIEPLDDIAAVTDILAQREGARLETPPLWLAMFTDRPALPDSCSPASVAPTPARIHSLPWGRPRTFSLDAVPPDHSPGASRSVAPLPPRSRGLCSKGPPHTWLQSPV from the exons ATGGCCAGGGCTAGGGAAGAATCC GACACAGAGTTGCAGAGGAAGCTAGACCATGAGATCCGGATGAGGGAAGGGGCCTGTAAGCTGCTGGCGGCCTGCTCCCAGCGAGAGCAGGCTCTGGAGGCCACCAAGAGCCTGCTGGTGTGCAACAGCCGCGTCCTGAGCTACATGGGCGAGCTGCAGCGGCGCAAGGAGGCGCAGGTGCTGGGAAAGACAGGCCGGCG GCCTTCTGACAGTGGGCCACCCGCTGAGCGCTCCCCCTGCCGCGGCCGGGTCTGCATCTCTG ACCTCCGGATTCCACTCATGTGGAAGGACACAGAGTATTTCAAGAACAAAGGCG ACCTGCACCGCTGGGCTGTGTTCCTGCTGCTGCAGCTGGGGGAGGACATTCAGGACACAGAGATGGTCCTGGTGGACAGGACCCTCGCAGACATCTCCTTTCAGAACAACGTGCTTTT TGCCGAGGCAGGGCCAGACTTTGAACTGCGGCTGGAGCTGTATGGGGCCTGCGTGGAAGAGGAGGGGGCCCTGGCTGGAGCCCCCAAGAGGCTTGCCACCAAACTCAGCAGCTCCCTGGGCCGTTCCTCAGGGAGGCGTGTTCGGGCATCGCTGGAGAGTGCTGGGGGCTCAGGGAGCAGTCCCATCCTGCTCCCCACACCGACTGCGCG CAGAGGTCCTCGTTACCACCTCTTGGCTCATACCACCCTCACCCTGGCAGCGGTGCAAGATGGGTTCCGCACCCATGACCTCACCCTCGCCAGCCATG aGGAGAACCCCGCCTGGCTGCCCCTTTATGGTAGCGTGTGTTGCCGCCTGGTGGCTCAGCCTGTCTGCATGATTCAGCCTACTGCAAGTGGTCCCCTCAGGGTGCAG CAAGCGGGGGAGCTGAAGGACTGGATGCGAGTACACGGAGTCCTGAAAGGAACAAACCTCTTGTGTTACCGGCAACCTGAAGACGGAGATGCTGGGGAAGAGCCGCTGTTTACTATTGTCATCAACAAG GAGACTCGAGTCCGGGCAGGGGAGCTGGACGAGGCAGCAGGCCGGCCCACGACCCTGACCATCACAAACCGGTGTGGTGAGGCCGAGGTGACGCACACCCTTCAGGCAGAGAGTCGGGGAGCCCTGCAAAGCTGGATGGAGGCTCTGTGGCAGCTTTTCTTTGACATGA GTCAGTGGAGGCAGTGCTgtgatgaaataatgaaaattgaaAGCTCTGCTCCCCGGAAACCACCCCAAGTACTGGCCAAGCAGGGGTCCTTGTACCATGAGATGG CTATTGAGCCGCTGGATGACATCGCAGCGGTGACAGACATCCTGGCCCAGCGGGAGGGTGCAAGACTGGAGACACCCCCACTCTGGCTAGCAATGTTTACAGACCGGCCTGCCCTGCCTGACTCCTGCTCGCCTGCTTCAGTGGCCCCAACCCCAGCCCGGATCCATTCCCTGCCCTGGGGGAGACCTCGAACATTCTCCCTGGATGCTGTCCCCCCAGACCACTCCCCTGGGGCTTCTCGCTCGGTTGCCCCTCTCCCCCCACGGTCCAGAGGCCTCTGCAGCAAAGGCCCACCCCACACGTGGCTCCAGTCACCAGTGTGA
- the WDR54 gene encoding WD repeat-containing protein 54 has translation MFRRERSIPLRGSAAALCNNLSVLQQRNLTHFGVVHGPSAQLLSAAPEGVPLAQRQLHAKEGAGVSSPLITQVHWCVLPDRVLLVLASHRGIQMYESDGSVMVYWHALDSGDASLVQAVFARGIAASGHFICVGAWSGRVLVFDIPAKGPHIVLSEELAGHQTPVTDIATEPAQGQDCVADMVTADDSGLLCVWRSGPEFKLLTRIPGFGVPCPSVQLWQGTIAAGYGDGQVRLYEASTGTLHVQINAHARAVCALDLAPDVGKLLSAAEDTFVHIWKLSRSPESGYIEVEHCHGACVPDTQVCGARFCDPSGSSFAVTGYDLAEILRFSSM, from the exons ATGTTCCGCCGGGAGCGCTCCATTCCCCTTCGAGGCTCGGCGGCCGCCCTGTGCAACAACCTCAGTGTGCTGCAGCAGCGCAACCTCACACATTTTGGCGTAGTCCATGGACCCAGCGCCCAGCTTCTCAGCGCTGCTCCTGAGGGGGTGCCCTTGGCCCAGCGCCAGCTCCACGCTAAGGAGGGCGCTGGCGTGAGTTCCCCACTTATCACCCAG GTCCACTGGTGTGTCCTCCCTGACCGAGTATTGCTGGTACTCGCCTCACATCGAGGAATACAG ATGTACGAGTCTGATGGCTCCGTCATGGTCTATTGGCACGCACTGGACTCTGGAGATGCCTCTCTAG TACAGGCTGTGTTTGCCCGAGGAATTGCTGCCAGTGGTCACTTCATCTGTGTGG GAGCGTGGTCAGGCCGGGTACTGGTGTTTGACATCCCAGCCAAGGGTCCCCACATCGTTCTGAGTGAAGAGCTGGCTGGACACCAGACACCAGTCACAGACATTGCCACCGAGCCCGCCCAGGGCCAG GACTGCGTGGCTGACATGGTGACAGCTGATGACTCAGGCTTGCTGTGTGTCTGGCGGTCAGGGCCTGAATTCAAATTACTGACCCGAATTCCAGGATTTGG GGTCCCGTGCCCTTCCGTGCAGCTGTGGCAGGGGACCATAGCAGCAGGCTATGGGGATGGGCAGGTGCGTCTGTACGAAGCCAGTACAGGAACTCTGCACGTCCAGATCAACGCGCACGCCCGGGCCGTCTGTGCCCTGGACCTGGCTCCCGACGTGGGCAAG ctaCTCTCTGCGGCTGAAGACACCTTTGTACACATCTGGAAGCTGAGCAGAAGCCCAGAGAGTGGCTACATTGAG GTGGAACACTGTCATGGTGCGTGTGTGCCGGACACCCAGGTGTGTGGTGCCCGATTCTGTGACCCCTCGGGCAGCTCCTTTGCTGTGACTGGCTATGACCTCGCTGAGATCCTGAGATTCAGCAGCATGTGA